In one window of Camelina sativa cultivar DH55 chromosome 15, Cs, whole genome shotgun sequence DNA:
- the LOC104746509 gene encoding uncharacterized protein LOC104746509 isoform X1: protein MEALIASTSFFLPISNSSSQIRFFHSSSSPNLKFGTFWKTLSSSSQLVVSSSSAISAPPSSTAPTQNTYWMVLLDKPPQWVSSKSDIVDYYVEILAKVLGNEKDAQMSIYDASFDTHFGFCCHIDEDASRQLVSLPGVLSVRPEAGYSSEKRNYGIGNQKVVSLFDHGTVKHWMVRIDKPGVGIVTKAQMVDHCVQLLSKVLWNEKDAQMCLYHVSWQSDFGFCCDLDENSAVELAGFLIDAGVPAVLAVVPDNSFESLNKDYEGDSTQDSGDQDDSESPPIKTKKLFITGLSFYTSEKTLRAAFEGFGELVEVKIIMDKISKRSKGYAFLEYTTEEAASAALKEMNGKIINGWMIVVDVAKTKPFRQNRSQPSSRF, encoded by the exons ATGGAAGCTCTTATTGCTTCCACTTCTTTCTTCCTCCCAATCTCCAACTCTTCCTCACAAATCCGATTCTtccattcatcttcttctcccaacTTAAAGTTCGGGactttttggaaaactttgtcatcatcatcacaactcGTCGTCTCATCCTCTTCTGCAATTTCCGCACCTCCTTCTTCTACTGCTCCTACTCAAAACACATATTGGATGGTGTTATTGGACAAACCTCCACAATGGGTTTCTTCCAAATCCGATATCGTTGATTATTATGTCGAGATTCTTGCCAAAGTGTTGGGCAA TGAAAAAGATGCGCAGATGAGTATATATGATGCTTCCTTTGATACCCATTTCGGGTTTTGTTGTCATATCGACGAAGATGCTTCACGCCAGCTCGTGa GTTTACCTGGAGTATTATCTGTTAGACCTGAAGCAGGTTATAGTTCAGAGAAGAGGAATTATGGTATTGGGAATCAGAAAGTTGTTTCCTTGTTTGATCATGGGACAGTGAAACATTGGATGGTACGAATAGATAAGCCAGGAGTTGGGATTGTTACTAAAGCGCAGATGGTTGATCATTGTGTTCAGTTGCTATCCAAGGTTTTGTGGAA TGAAAAGGATGCACAGATGTGTCTTTATCATGTTTCCTGGCAGTCTGATTTCGGATTTTGTTGTGATCTCGATGAGAATAGTGCTGTGGAGTTAGCTGGTTT TTTGATTGATGCAGGTGTACCTGCTGTTCTTGCAGTTGTTCCTGATAACAGTTTCGAGTCACTAAACAAAGACTATGAAG gCGATAGTACACAAGATTCAGGAGATCAAGATGATTCAGAGTCTCCTCCCATTAAGACGAAGAAATTGTTTATAACTG GACTGTCGTTTTACACATCTGAGAAGACATTACGTGCAGCATTTGAAGGGTTTGGTGAACTAGTGGAAG TCAAAATAATTATGGACAAGATATCAAAGAGATCAAAAGGCTATGCCTTTCTAGAGTACACGACAGAGGAAGCTGCAAGCGCTGCACTGAAAGAGATGAATGGAAAG ATTATTAACGGGTGGATGATAGTAGTAGATGTAGCCAAGACCAAACCATTCAGGCAAAACAGAAGTCAACCGAGTTCCAGGTTCTAG
- the LOC104746509 gene encoding uncharacterized protein LOC104746509 isoform X3 → MEALIASTSFFLPISNSSSQIRFFHSSSSPNLKFGTFWKTLSSSSQLVVSSSSAISAPPSSTAPTQNTYWMVLLDKPPQWVSSKSDIVDYYVEILAKVLGNEKDAQMSIYDASFDTHFGFCCHIDEDASRQLVSLPGVLSVRPEAGYSSEKRNYGIGNQKVVSLFDHGTVKHWMVRIDKPGVGIVTKAQMVDHCVQLLSKVLWNEKDAQMCLYHVSWQSDFGFCCDLDENSAVELAVVPDNSFESLNKDYEGDSTQDSGDQDDSESPPIKTKKLFITGLSFYTSEKTLRAAFEGFGELVEVKIIMDKISKRSKGYAFLEYTTEEAASAALKEMNGKIINGWMIVVDVAKTKPFRQNRSQPSSRF, encoded by the exons ATGGAAGCTCTTATTGCTTCCACTTCTTTCTTCCTCCCAATCTCCAACTCTTCCTCACAAATCCGATTCTtccattcatcttcttctcccaacTTAAAGTTCGGGactttttggaaaactttgtcatcatcatcacaactcGTCGTCTCATCCTCTTCTGCAATTTCCGCACCTCCTTCTTCTACTGCTCCTACTCAAAACACATATTGGATGGTGTTATTGGACAAACCTCCACAATGGGTTTCTTCCAAATCCGATATCGTTGATTATTATGTCGAGATTCTTGCCAAAGTGTTGGGCAA TGAAAAAGATGCGCAGATGAGTATATATGATGCTTCCTTTGATACCCATTTCGGGTTTTGTTGTCATATCGACGAAGATGCTTCACGCCAGCTCGTGa GTTTACCTGGAGTATTATCTGTTAGACCTGAAGCAGGTTATAGTTCAGAGAAGAGGAATTATGGTATTGGGAATCAGAAAGTTGTTTCCTTGTTTGATCATGGGACAGTGAAACATTGGATGGTACGAATAGATAAGCCAGGAGTTGGGATTGTTACTAAAGCGCAGATGGTTGATCATTGTGTTCAGTTGCTATCCAAGGTTTTGTGGAA TGAAAAGGATGCACAGATGTGTCTTTATCATGTTTCCTGGCAGTCTGATTTCGGATTTTGTTGTGATCTCGATGAGAATAGTGCTGTGGAGTTAGCTG TTGTTCCTGATAACAGTTTCGAGTCACTAAACAAAGACTATGAAG gCGATAGTACACAAGATTCAGGAGATCAAGATGATTCAGAGTCTCCTCCCATTAAGACGAAGAAATTGTTTATAACTG GACTGTCGTTTTACACATCTGAGAAGACATTACGTGCAGCATTTGAAGGGTTTGGTGAACTAGTGGAAG TCAAAATAATTATGGACAAGATATCAAAGAGATCAAAAGGCTATGCCTTTCTAGAGTACACGACAGAGGAAGCTGCAAGCGCTGCACTGAAAGAGATGAATGGAAAG ATTATTAACGGGTGGATGATAGTAGTAGATGTAGCCAAGACCAAACCATTCAGGCAAAACAGAAGTCAACCGAGTTCCAGGTTCTAG
- the LOC104746509 gene encoding uncharacterized protein LOC104746509 isoform X2, with the protein MEALIASTSFFLPISNSSSQIRFFHSSSSPNLKFGTFWKTLSSSSQLVVSSSSAISAPPSSTAPTQNTYWMVLLDKPPQWVSSKSDIVDYYVEILAKVLGNEKDAQMSIYDASFDTHFGFCCHIDEDASRQLVSLPGVLSVRPEAGYSSEKRNYGIGNQKVVSLFDHGTVKHWMVRIDKPGVGIVTKAQMVDHCVQLLSKVLWNEKDAQMCLYHVSWQSDFGFCCDLDENSAVELAGVPAVLAVVPDNSFESLNKDYEGDSTQDSGDQDDSESPPIKTKKLFITGLSFYTSEKTLRAAFEGFGELVEVKIIMDKISKRSKGYAFLEYTTEEAASAALKEMNGKIINGWMIVVDVAKTKPFRQNRSQPSSRF; encoded by the exons ATGGAAGCTCTTATTGCTTCCACTTCTTTCTTCCTCCCAATCTCCAACTCTTCCTCACAAATCCGATTCTtccattcatcttcttctcccaacTTAAAGTTCGGGactttttggaaaactttgtcatcatcatcacaactcGTCGTCTCATCCTCTTCTGCAATTTCCGCACCTCCTTCTTCTACTGCTCCTACTCAAAACACATATTGGATGGTGTTATTGGACAAACCTCCACAATGGGTTTCTTCCAAATCCGATATCGTTGATTATTATGTCGAGATTCTTGCCAAAGTGTTGGGCAA TGAAAAAGATGCGCAGATGAGTATATATGATGCTTCCTTTGATACCCATTTCGGGTTTTGTTGTCATATCGACGAAGATGCTTCACGCCAGCTCGTGa GTTTACCTGGAGTATTATCTGTTAGACCTGAAGCAGGTTATAGTTCAGAGAAGAGGAATTATGGTATTGGGAATCAGAAAGTTGTTTCCTTGTTTGATCATGGGACAGTGAAACATTGGATGGTACGAATAGATAAGCCAGGAGTTGGGATTGTTACTAAAGCGCAGATGGTTGATCATTGTGTTCAGTTGCTATCCAAGGTTTTGTGGAA TGAAAAGGATGCACAGATGTGTCTTTATCATGTTTCCTGGCAGTCTGATTTCGGATTTTGTTGTGATCTCGATGAGAATAGTGCTGTGGAGTTAGCTG GTGTACCTGCTGTTCTTGCAGTTGTTCCTGATAACAGTTTCGAGTCACTAAACAAAGACTATGAAG gCGATAGTACACAAGATTCAGGAGATCAAGATGATTCAGAGTCTCCTCCCATTAAGACGAAGAAATTGTTTATAACTG GACTGTCGTTTTACACATCTGAGAAGACATTACGTGCAGCATTTGAAGGGTTTGGTGAACTAGTGGAAG TCAAAATAATTATGGACAAGATATCAAAGAGATCAAAAGGCTATGCCTTTCTAGAGTACACGACAGAGGAAGCTGCAAGCGCTGCACTGAAAGAGATGAATGGAAAG ATTATTAACGGGTGGATGATAGTAGTAGATGTAGCCAAGACCAAACCATTCAGGCAAAACAGAAGTCAACCGAGTTCCAGGTTCTAG